The Kitasatospora sp. NBC_00374 genome has a segment encoding these proteins:
- a CDS encoding YndJ family protein, with amino-acid sequence MTVLVNLIVLLGMVAVLPLGLRLTYGRGSRTARWWPVAALPGAVALWLPRGPTAAAAAGVYALATLALAARAPLRLARTRSLAPAEAAVLTALTAPSVAGLALVAERAGYRLFGFDLDILALTVPHFHFAGFAAALVAGLVCRTAPARPAARLAALSVPAGTLLVLAGYFVDDWAELLGALVLTAGMWLVGLVTWQDLRHRTADRVTGRLLGTSAAVLAATMLLALWWALGEASGIPHPTLTWMAATHGLGNALGFALCGLLAWHRLEEQHR; translated from the coding sequence GTGACCGTCCTGGTCAACCTGATCGTGCTGCTCGGCATGGTCGCCGTCCTCCCGCTGGGTCTGCGGCTGACCTACGGCCGGGGCTCGCGGACCGCCCGCTGGTGGCCCGTCGCCGCCCTCCCGGGCGCCGTCGCGCTCTGGCTGCCGCGCGGCCCCACCGCCGCCGCGGCCGCCGGGGTCTACGCGCTCGCCACCCTGGCGCTCGCGGCCCGGGCCCCGCTCCGGCTCGCCCGCACCCGCTCCCTCGCCCCGGCCGAGGCCGCCGTCCTGACCGCGCTCACCGCCCCCTCGGTCGCCGGACTCGCCCTGGTCGCCGAGCGCGCCGGGTACCGGCTGTTCGGCTTCGACCTCGACATCCTGGCCCTGACCGTCCCGCACTTCCACTTCGCGGGCTTCGCCGCCGCACTCGTCGCCGGGCTGGTCTGCCGCACCGCACCCGCCCGGCCCGCCGCCCGGCTCGCCGCGCTCAGCGTGCCCGCCGGCACCCTGCTGGTCCTCGCCGGCTACTTCGTCGACGACTGGGCCGAACTGCTCGGCGCCCTGGTGCTCACCGCCGGCATGTGGCTGGTCGGGCTGGTCACCTGGCAGGACCTGCGGCACCGCACCGCCGACCGGGTCACCGGACGCCTGCTGGGCACCTCCGCCGCCGTCCTCGCCGCGACCATGCTGCTCGCCCTCTGGTGGGCGCTCGGCGAGGCGTCCGGCATCCCCCACCCGACCCTGACCTGGATGGCCGCCACCCACGGCCTGGGCAACGCGCTCGGCTTCGCCCTGTGCGGCCTGCTCGCCTGGCACCGACTCGAGGAGCAGCACCGATGA
- a CDS encoding DUF1990 family protein codes for MTATPFSYREVGATTRPGPLPDGYHHLHHRVLIGHGRDVLEAAGAAVTTWRMHREAGVRVHSPAGRAEAGVRVDCAVGAGPLRIVAPCRVVWAAREPDRIGFSYGTLGGHPERGEEAFVVELDAALAVWFTVTAFSRPARWYTRLAGPAVPVLQKLYARRCGRVLRRIAADR; via the coding sequence ATGACCGCCACACCGTTCAGCTACCGCGAGGTCGGCGCGACCACCCGGCCGGGGCCGCTGCCCGACGGGTACCACCACCTGCACCACCGCGTCCTGATCGGCCACGGCCGCGACGTCCTGGAGGCCGCCGGGGCCGCCGTCACGACCTGGCGGATGCACCGCGAGGCGGGCGTCCGGGTCCACTCCCCCGCCGGGCGCGCCGAGGCCGGCGTCCGGGTGGACTGCGCGGTCGGCGCCGGGCCGCTGCGGATCGTCGCACCCTGCCGGGTGGTGTGGGCGGCCCGGGAGCCGGACCGGATCGGCTTCTCCTACGGGACCCTCGGCGGGCACCCCGAACGCGGCGAGGAGGCCTTCGTCGTCGAGCTGGACGCGGCACTGGCGGTCTGGTTCACGGTGACCGCCTTCAGCCGCCCGGCCCGCTGGTACACCCGCCTGGCGGGGCCCGCCGTACCCGTCCTGCAGAAGCTGTACGCGCGCCGCTGCGGCCGGGTCCTGCGCCGGATCGCCGCGGACCGATGA
- a CDS encoding class I SAM-dependent methyltransferase has product MGFYAEQVVPRIVNVACAMGEAGELRERVCAGLAGEVLEIGFGSGLNVPHYPAAVTRVDAVEPSEVGWRLAGKRLAASRVPVRRAGLDGQVLPFPDDSYDAALSTWTLCTIPDVAAALREVRRVLRPGGTLHFVEHGLAPDENVRRWQHRFDPLEQRLFAGCHLDRPIVGLLTDAGFTIAELDVFYEKGAPKPMGADSLGVAVAA; this is encoded by the coding sequence ATGGGCTTCTACGCCGAGCAGGTCGTGCCGCGGATCGTGAACGTCGCGTGCGCCATGGGGGAAGCCGGGGAGCTGCGCGAGCGGGTCTGCGCGGGCCTCGCGGGCGAGGTGCTGGAGATCGGTTTCGGCTCGGGGCTCAACGTGCCGCACTACCCGGCGGCGGTGACCCGGGTCGACGCCGTCGAACCGTCCGAGGTGGGCTGGCGGCTGGCCGGCAAGCGGCTCGCGGCGTCGCGGGTGCCGGTCCGGCGGGCGGGGCTGGACGGGCAGGTGCTGCCGTTCCCGGACGACAGCTACGACGCCGCGCTGTCGACCTGGACGCTGTGCACCATCCCGGACGTCGCCGCCGCACTGCGCGAGGTCCGACGGGTTCTGCGGCCCGGCGGGACGCTGCACTTCGTGGAACACGGGCTGGCCCCCGACGAGAACGTCCGGCGCTGGCAGCACCGGTTCGACCCGCTGGAGCAGCGCCTCTTCGCGGGCTGCCACCTGGACCGGCCGATCGTCGGACTGCTCACCGACGCGGGATTCACCATCGCCGAACTCGACGTCTTCTACGAGAAGGGCGCCCCGAAGCCCATGGGCGCCGACTCCCTGGGCGTGGCCGTGGCCGCCTGA
- a CDS encoding anti-sigma factor, with protein sequence MTSHQDEHLDVGAYVLGVLDPADRLRFEAHLAGCPRCSAEMDELGGLEPLLAELVEAGPVLEQPSDHLLGRLVDEVSAARRRTRTRRLFLVAAAAVLVIGGPAVTLAVTHEDKPAAVAAQQFSATDPTTGVSATVGVTQKKWGSQVSLALSNVQGPKQCDLIAVSRAGERQTVTSWSVPPTGYGADAALQTSGGAALQPSEIDHFEVRTLDGKQLLVSVPLQV encoded by the coding sequence GTGACGTCGCATCAGGACGAGCACCTCGACGTCGGCGCGTACGTCCTCGGCGTGCTCGACCCCGCCGACCGGCTGCGGTTCGAGGCGCACCTGGCCGGCTGCCCGCGCTGCAGCGCCGAGATGGACGAACTCGGCGGCCTGGAACCGCTGCTCGCCGAACTCGTCGAGGCCGGACCGGTCCTGGAGCAGCCGAGCGACCACCTGCTCGGCCGGCTCGTGGACGAGGTCTCCGCGGCCCGCCGGCGCACCCGTACCCGCCGGCTGTTCCTGGTCGCCGCCGCGGCCGTGCTGGTGATCGGCGGCCCGGCCGTGACGCTGGCCGTGACCCACGAGGACAAGCCCGCCGCCGTGGCCGCCCAGCAGTTCAGTGCCACCGACCCCACCACCGGGGTCTCCGCCACCGTCGGGGTCACCCAGAAGAAGTGGGGCAGCCAGGTCAGCCTGGCCCTCTCCAACGTCCAGGGCCCGAAGCAGTGCGACCTGATCGCCGTCTCGCGGGCCGGCGAGCGGCAGACCGTCACCAGCTGGTCCGTCCCGCCGACCGGCTACGGCGCCGACGCGGCCCTGCAGACCTCCGGCGGGGCGGCCCTGCAGCCGTCCGAGATCGACCACTTCGAGGTCCGCACCCTGGACGGCAAGCAGCTGCTGGTGTCCGTCCCGCTCCAGGTCTGA
- a CDS encoding sigma-70 family RNA polymerase sigma factor, translated as MRKDGTVTDLPRAAGRLSDGGPPTGPGPDEELMRTLYRDHAGPLFGFVLRLVAGDRQRAEDVVQETLVRAWRNIHRLDVDHGSVRPWLVTVARRIVIDGHRSSLARPREVDPSPLELLPAEDELEKALRLMTISDALDDLSHAHREVIVATYLKGCTVNEAAAELGIPAGTVRSRIFYALRALKIALEERGVTP; from the coding sequence GTGCGCAAGGATGGCACCGTGACCGACCTTCCCCGCGCCGCCGGACGGTTGTCCGACGGCGGGCCGCCGACAGGCCCGGGGCCGGACGAGGAGCTGATGCGGACGCTCTACCGCGACCACGCCGGCCCGCTGTTCGGCTTCGTCCTGCGACTGGTCGCGGGCGATCGGCAGCGGGCGGAGGACGTCGTGCAGGAGACCCTGGTCAGGGCCTGGCGCAACATCCACCGCCTGGACGTCGACCACGGTTCGGTCCGCCCCTGGCTGGTGACGGTCGCCCGGCGGATCGTCATCGACGGTCACCGCAGCAGTCTGGCCCGCCCGCGCGAGGTCGACCCGTCACCGCTCGAACTGCTGCCCGCCGAGGACGAACTCGAAAAGGCGCTACGACTGATGACCATCTCCGACGCGCTCGACGACCTCAGCCATGCCCACCGTGAGGTCATCGTCGCCACCTACCTGAAAGGCTGTACGGTCAATGAGGCGGCAGCCGAGCTCGGCATCCCAGCAGGCACAGTCCGGTCCAGGATCTTCTACGCCCTGCGTGCGCTGAAGATCGCGCTGGAGGAGCGAGGAGTGACACCGTGA
- the trxA gene encoding thioredoxin, protein MSTVELTKDNFDELVQAEGKEFVLIDFWAGWCGPCRMFAPVYERAAERHSDLTFAKVDTEAQQELAAAFDIQSIPTLAIIREGVLVFAQAGALPEPALENLIEQARKLDMAEVHANVAEQKAKAEAQG, encoded by the coding sequence ATGAGCACGGTCGAACTGACCAAGGACAACTTCGACGAACTGGTCCAGGCCGAGGGCAAGGAGTTCGTCCTCATCGACTTCTGGGCGGGCTGGTGCGGCCCCTGCCGGATGTTCGCGCCGGTGTACGAGCGGGCGGCGGAGCGGCACTCCGACCTGACCTTCGCGAAGGTGGACACGGAGGCGCAGCAGGAGCTGGCGGCCGCCTTCGACATCCAGTCGATCCCGACGCTGGCGATCATCCGTGAGGGTGTCCTGGTGTTCGCCCAGGCGGGGGCTCTGCCGGAGCCGGCCCTGGAGAACCTGATCGAGCAGGCCCGCAAGCTGGACATGGCCGAGGTGCACGCCAACGTGGCGGAGCAGAAGGCGAAGGCCGAGGCGCAGGGCTGA
- a CDS encoding TetR/AcrR family transcriptional regulator — MGRPSRALLSRDVIARAALDVIDASGADGLTMRALADRLGVKAASLYNHVASKDELLDALAELVNEEIDLTPLRRTATTDWRQDLAAYARGYRAVFLRHPNTIALLARRRVEAGRQLLTYDTLLAALGRAGLAPADAAEAAAALDYLVLGSALETFSAGFTRDAGSYRPHHPALAGALEASAERGPGLDDRGFELALRLLLDGLAARAS; from the coding sequence GTGGGGCGACCGAGCAGGGCACTGCTGAGCAGGGACGTCATCGCCAGGGCGGCACTCGACGTGATCGACGCGAGCGGCGCCGACGGCCTCACCATGCGCGCCCTGGCCGACCGCCTCGGCGTCAAGGCCGCCTCGCTCTACAACCACGTCGCCAGCAAGGACGAGCTGCTCGACGCGCTCGCCGAACTGGTCAACGAGGAGATCGACCTCACCCCGCTGCGGCGCACGGCCACCACCGACTGGCGCCAGGACCTCGCCGCGTACGCCCGCGGTTACCGAGCCGTCTTCCTGCGCCACCCCAACACCATCGCGCTGCTCGCCCGCCGCCGGGTCGAGGCCGGCCGGCAGCTGCTCACCTACGACACCCTGCTCGCCGCCCTCGGCCGGGCCGGCCTCGCCCCCGCCGACGCAGCCGAGGCCGCCGCCGCCCTGGACTACCTGGTCCTCGGCTCGGCCCTGGAGACCTTCAGCGCCGGGTTCACCCGCGACGCCGGCTCCTACCGCCCGCACCACCCCGCGCTGGCCGGCGCCCTCGAAGCCTCCGCCGAACGCGGCCCGGGGCTGGACGATCGCGGATTCGAACTGGCTCTGCGGCTCCTGCTGGACGGCCTCGCGGCCCGCGCTTCCTGA
- a CDS encoding APC family permease: MTENPPRAHAPAPAADGDQLAALGYRQELRRSLGVLGNISMGFAVVSPVVGLYAVAQVGMGVFGGAWVWALPICLLGQLLVVCVYSELASQWPLAGGAYQWSRRLAAPSFAWMTGWMWQFAVMFANTTVAYLAAPWFFALFGAAPTPARLVLAAAAFMLVCTLVNAYGINLLRRIVSLGIAAEAVASVLVGLALLLFYREHGISLLADTLDAPATTGTGGLMSFLAVVAVGGWAFIGFDACVSTAEETKDAARQVPRAMRWALLSVGAVVILNAVSVVLAHPDPAAVVSGADLDPVTTAVTTGFGDWSAKPFVVVVLISFTACLMASQGGAARGLYSLARDGVFPFADRVRKVNRHQAPVGGLVAATLISAAALPLGLESTAIGSLITFGTAATFLPFFLLSLAALIARLRGTWRPAGAVSYGRWGTPLNVLAVLWTGLEVLNICWPRAVLAPPGAPWYQVWAALLGTGVVTLVGLGYLLVRRPQRLMTGPVPERPDTGELAPALL, from the coding sequence ATGACCGAGAACCCTCCCAGAGCACACGCCCCCGCCCCGGCGGCCGACGGCGACCAGCTCGCGGCCCTCGGCTACCGGCAGGAGCTGCGCCGCAGTCTCGGCGTGCTGGGCAACATCTCGATGGGCTTCGCCGTCGTCTCCCCCGTGGTCGGGCTGTACGCGGTGGCCCAGGTCGGGATGGGCGTGTTCGGCGGCGCCTGGGTGTGGGCGCTGCCGATCTGCCTGCTCGGCCAGCTGCTGGTGGTCTGCGTCTACTCCGAACTGGCCTCGCAGTGGCCGCTGGCCGGCGGCGCCTACCAGTGGAGCCGCCGGCTGGCCGCACCCTCCTTCGCCTGGATGACCGGCTGGATGTGGCAGTTCGCGGTGATGTTCGCCAACACCACCGTCGCCTACCTCGCCGCACCCTGGTTCTTCGCGCTGTTCGGCGCCGCCCCGACCCCGGCCCGGCTGGTGCTGGCGGCCGCCGCCTTCATGCTGGTCTGCACCCTGGTCAACGCCTACGGCATCAACCTGCTGCGCCGCATCGTCTCGCTCGGCATCGCCGCCGAGGCCGTCGCCTCGGTCCTGGTCGGCCTCGCCCTGCTGCTGTTCTACCGCGAGCACGGGATCTCCCTGCTCGCCGACACCCTGGACGCCCCCGCCACCACCGGCACCGGCGGCCTGATGTCCTTCCTCGCCGTGGTCGCCGTCGGCGGCTGGGCCTTCATCGGCTTCGACGCCTGCGTCTCCACCGCCGAGGAGACCAAGGACGCCGCCCGCCAGGTGCCGCGCGCCATGCGGTGGGCGCTGCTCAGCGTCGGCGCCGTGGTGATCCTGAACGCGGTCTCGGTGGTGCTCGCCCACCCCGACCCGGCCGCCGTGGTCTCCGGCGCCGACCTCGACCCGGTGACCACCGCCGTCACCACCGGCTTCGGCGACTGGTCGGCCAAGCCGTTCGTGGTGGTCGTGCTGATCAGCTTCACCGCCTGCCTGATGGCCTCGCAGGGCGGCGCCGCGCGCGGCCTCTACTCGCTCGCCCGGGACGGCGTCTTCCCGTTCGCCGACCGGGTCCGCAAGGTCAACCGCCACCAGGCCCCGGTCGGCGGCCTGGTCGCCGCCACCCTGATCAGCGCCGCCGCGCTGCCGCTCGGCCTGGAGTCCACCGCGATCGGCAGCCTGATCACCTTCGGCACCGCCGCCACCTTCCTGCCGTTCTTCCTGCTCAGCCTGGCCGCGCTGATCGCCCGGCTGCGCGGCACCTGGCGCCCGGCCGGAGCGGTCTCGTACGGCAGGTGGGGCACCCCGCTGAACGTGCTGGCCGTGCTGTGGACCGGGCTGGAGGTGCTCAACATCTGCTGGCCGCGCGCCGTCCTGGCCCCGCCCGGCGCGCCCTGGTACCAGGTCTGGGCCGCGCTGCTCGGCACCGGCGTGGTCACCCTGGTCGGCCTCGGCTACCTGCTGGTCCGCCGCCCGCAGCGGCTGATGACCGGCCCCGTCCCGGAGCGCCCGGACACCGGTGAGCTCGCCCCCGCCCTGCTCTGA
- a CDS encoding NAD(P)/FAD-dependent oxidoreductase, with the protein MSEQADEYDVVVLGGGPTGENLADRTAAAGLRTALVESELVGGECSYWACMPSKALLRPGSALSHARALPGVPAEGRLDPAAVLRRRDEFTSHWKDDGQVDWLRGVGIELVRGHGRLAGERKVRVGDRVLTARHAVAVCTGTRAALPPVPGLADARPWTSRDATSAQRVPGRLAVVGGGVVAVEMATAWRSLGSEVVLLVRGGGLLDRMEPFAGELVADGLRAAGVDIRLNTEVAEVRRDGDGPVELRLSGGGSLTADEVLYAVGRTPNTGDIGLATVGLKDGGWLPVDDSCQVTDVPGGWLYAAGDVNHRALMTHQGKYQARIGGAAIVARARGERTDTGRWGAHAATADTAGPPQVVFTEPEAASVGLTAAQAAQRGLNVRAVDHDLGQVSGASLYADGYTGRARVVFDQDRSVVVGATFVGPAVAELLHSATVAVVGEVPIDRLWHAVPSYPTISEVWLRLLEGCRDGR; encoded by the coding sequence ATGTCCGAACAGGCCGATGAGTACGACGTGGTGGTCCTCGGCGGCGGCCCGACCGGCGAGAACCTCGCCGACCGGACGGCCGCGGCCGGGCTGCGCACGGCGCTGGTCGAGAGCGAACTGGTCGGCGGCGAGTGCTCGTACTGGGCCTGCATGCCGAGCAAGGCACTGCTGCGCCCGGGTTCGGCGCTCTCCCACGCCCGCGCGCTGCCCGGCGTACCGGCGGAGGGCCGGCTGGACCCGGCGGCCGTCCTGCGCCGGCGCGACGAGTTCACCTCGCACTGGAAGGACGACGGCCAGGTCGACTGGCTGCGCGGCGTGGGCATCGAGCTGGTGCGCGGCCACGGCCGGCTGGCCGGCGAGCGGAAGGTGCGGGTCGGCGACCGGGTCCTGACGGCACGTCACGCCGTCGCGGTCTGCACCGGCACCCGGGCCGCCCTGCCCCCGGTGCCCGGCCTGGCCGACGCCCGGCCGTGGACCAGCCGGGACGCCACCAGCGCCCAGCGGGTGCCCGGGCGCCTCGCGGTGGTCGGCGGCGGGGTGGTCGCGGTCGAGATGGCCACCGCCTGGCGCTCGCTGGGCTCCGAGGTGGTGCTGCTGGTGCGCGGCGGCGGCCTGCTGGACCGGATGGAGCCCTTCGCCGGGGAACTGGTCGCCGACGGGCTGCGCGCGGCGGGCGTGGACATCCGGCTGAACACCGAGGTGGCCGAGGTCCGCCGGGACGGCGACGGGCCGGTCGAACTGCGGCTGTCCGGCGGCGGTTCCCTCACCGCGGACGAGGTGCTGTACGCCGTCGGGCGGACCCCGAACACCGGGGACATCGGCCTGGCCACGGTCGGCCTGAAGGACGGCGGCTGGCTCCCGGTCGACGACAGCTGCCAGGTCACGGACGTCCCCGGCGGCTGGCTGTACGCGGCCGGGGACGTCAACCACCGCGCCCTGATGACCCACCAGGGCAAGTACCAGGCCCGGATCGGCGGCGCCGCGATCGTCGCCCGCGCACGCGGCGAGCGGACCGACACCGGCCGCTGGGGCGCGCACGCCGCGACCGCCGACACGGCCGGCCCGCCGCAGGTGGTGTTCACCGAGCCGGAGGCCGCCTCGGTCGGCCTGACGGCCGCACAGGCCGCGCAGCGCGGCCTGAACGTGCGCGCCGTCGACCACGACCTCGGACAGGTGTCCGGTGCCTCCCTCTACGCCGACGGGTACACCGGCCGGGCCCGGGTGGTGTTCGACCAGGACCGGTCCGTGGTGGTCGGCGCGACCTTCGTCGGGCCGGCGGTCGCGGAGCTGCTGCACTCCGCGACCGTGGCCGTGGTCGGCGAGGTGCCGATCGACCGCCTCTGGCACGCCGTCCCGTCGTACCCCACCATCAGCGAGGTCTGGCTGCGCCTGCTGGAGGGCTGCCGGGACGGCCGGTAG
- a CDS encoding pirin family protein produces the protein MASTIDLRRADERFHTRTGWLDSRHSFSFSRHWDPANTHFGLLLVSNDDTVAPGTGFDTHPHRDMEIITWVLDGALVHQDSEGHNGIVYPGLAQRMSAGTGILHSERNDSWTLDGSPEHREPVRFVQMWTIPDAAGTVPGYEQLDINDQLAQGGWTTLASGMTKHSAQRAIGIRQKHAALHVARVRPGETLELATAPFVHLYVARGEVSVEGAGLLGEGDAARITGAEGQRVTAGPEGAEVLQWEMDAAVTVG, from the coding sequence ATGGCTTCCACGATCGACCTGCGCCGCGCCGACGAGCGCTTCCACACCCGGACGGGCTGGCTGGACTCCCGGCACTCCTTCTCCTTCTCGCGGCACTGGGACCCGGCCAACACCCACTTCGGCCTGCTGCTGGTCTCCAACGACGACACCGTCGCGCCGGGCACCGGCTTCGACACCCACCCGCACCGGGACATGGAGATCATCACCTGGGTGCTGGACGGCGCCCTGGTGCACCAGGACTCCGAGGGCCACAACGGCATCGTCTACCCCGGCCTGGCCCAGCGGATGAGCGCCGGCACCGGCATCCTGCACAGCGAGAGGAACGACTCCTGGACGCTGGACGGCAGCCCCGAGCACCGCGAGCCGGTCCGCTTCGTGCAGATGTGGACCATCCCGGACGCGGCCGGCACCGTGCCCGGCTACGAGCAGCTGGACATCAACGACCAGCTGGCCCAGGGTGGTTGGACGACACTCGCGTCCGGGATGACCAAGCACTCCGCGCAGCGGGCGATCGGCATCCGGCAGAAGCACGCCGCGCTGCACGTCGCCCGGGTCCGCCCCGGCGAGACGCTGGAGCTGGCGACCGCCCCGTTCGTCCACCTCTACGTGGCGCGCGGCGAGGTCTCCGTCGAGGGCGCGGGCCTGCTGGGCGAGGGCGACGCCGCGCGGATCACCGGCGCCGAGGGCCAGCGGGTGACCGCCGGCCCCGAGGGCGCCGAGGTGCTGCAGTGGGAGATGGACGCCGCCGTCACCGTCGGCTGA
- a CDS encoding WD40/YVTN/BNR-like repeat-containing protein produces MTEVLLAVGTQKGLFLGRSEDRKDWSFTGPHFRMNAVYSVAVDRRDGPVRLLVGADSSHWGPSVWWSDDLGASWQEPPRPAVRFPERTGTSLERVWALHPAGPEAPGVVYAGTQPAALFRSTDRGESFELVDALWEHPQRAEWNAGFGGQGLHTVLTDPRDPDRVTVAVSTGGVYRTEDGGASWRPSNHGIKAEFLPGPDPEFGQCVHKVAADPGDRDRLYLQNHGGVYRSDDGGGSWHPIEDGLPATFGFGITTHPRTPGTAYLFPLDADYARLPAGHRCRIYRTRDGGENWHPLSAGLPEGAHYGVVLRDALCTDDAEPGGVYFGNRNGEVYGSADEGETWSLLTSHLPDVLCVRAAAIG; encoded by the coding sequence ATGACCGAGGTGCTGCTGGCCGTCGGCACGCAGAAGGGCCTCTTCCTGGGCCGCAGCGAGGACCGGAAGGACTGGTCCTTCACCGGGCCGCACTTCCGGATGAACGCCGTGTACTCGGTCGCCGTCGACCGGCGCGACGGCCCGGTCCGCCTGCTGGTGGGCGCCGACTCCAGCCACTGGGGGCCCTCCGTCTGGTGGTCCGACGACCTCGGCGCGAGCTGGCAGGAACCGCCCCGGCCCGCGGTGCGGTTCCCCGAACGCACCGGCACCTCGCTGGAACGGGTCTGGGCCCTGCACCCGGCCGGTCCGGAGGCCCCCGGCGTGGTCTACGCGGGCACCCAGCCCGCCGCGCTGTTCCGCTCCACCGACCGCGGCGAGAGCTTCGAGCTGGTCGACGCGCTCTGGGAGCACCCGCAGCGCGCCGAGTGGAACGCCGGCTTCGGCGGCCAGGGCCTGCACACCGTGCTCACCGACCCGCGCGACCCGGACCGGGTGACCGTCGCCGTCTCCACCGGCGGCGTCTACCGCACCGAGGACGGCGGAGCCAGCTGGCGGCCGTCCAACCACGGCATCAAGGCCGAGTTCCTGCCCGGCCCGGACCCGGAGTTCGGCCAGTGCGTGCACAAGGTCGCCGCCGACCCCGGCGACCGCGACCGCCTCTACCTGCAGAACCACGGCGGCGTCTACCGCAGTGACGACGGCGGCGGCAGCTGGCACCCGATCGAGGACGGCCTGCCCGCCACCTTCGGCTTCGGCATCACCACCCACCCCCGCACCCCCGGCACCGCCTACCTCTTCCCCCTCGACGCGGACTACGCCCGCCTCCCCGCCGGCCACCGCTGCCGGATCTACCGCACCCGGGACGGCGGCGAGAACTGGCACCCGCTGTCGGCCGGCCTGCCGGAGGGCGCGCACTACGGAGTGGTGCTGCGTGACGCGCTGTGCACCGACGACGCCGAGCCGGGCGGCGTCTACTTCGGCAACCGCAACGGCGAGGTGTACGGCTCGGCGGACGAGGGCGAGACCTGGTCGCTGCTCACCTCGCACCTGCCGGACGTGCTCTGCGTCCGGGCCGCGGCCATCGGCTGA
- a CDS encoding molybdopterin-binding protein, producing MSLSIRNQIPGTVLSVTTGAVMATVKVSVAGGQELTAAITVDAVKELDLHTGTKVRALVKSTEVALATGPLTGVSIRNQLAGTVTEVAKGGAMAGVKVSVEGAELTAAITADAADELGLAAGSSVVALIKSTEVSLASA from the coding sequence ATGAGCCTGAGCATCCGCAACCAGATCCCCGGCACAGTACTCTCCGTCACCACCGGGGCCGTCATGGCCACCGTCAAGGTCAGCGTCGCCGGCGGTCAGGAGCTGACCGCCGCGATCACCGTGGACGCCGTCAAGGAACTCGACCTGCACACCGGCACCAAGGTCCGGGCGCTGGTGAAGTCCACCGAGGTCGCCCTCGCCACCGGCCCGCTCACCGGCGTCAGCATCCGCAACCAGCTCGCCGGCACCGTCACCGAGGTCGCCAAGGGCGGCGCGATGGCCGGCGTCAAGGTCTCCGTCGAGGGCGCCGAACTGACCGCCGCCATCACCGCGGACGCCGCCGACGAGCTCGGCCTGGCCGCCGGCTCGTCCGTGGTCGCACTGATCAAGTCCACCGAGGTCTCGCTGGCCTCCGCCTGA
- a CDS encoding Scr1 family TA system antitoxin-like transcriptional regulator, with protein sequence MNLRDLDPSASPLAAFGVQLRRSRTAKDLTQSQLGSLVNYSGAYVSYVERADRVPSAKFAARADDVLETGGTLSLMWWHLGHDSLIEGFPEFAAQEAVATELRLFELGIIPGLLQTAAYANADLSGSVARGTITQDQSDERLAFRLGRQRLLERTPAPLLHAVLDESCIRREVGGPAVMTGQLRHLERLAERPNVIIQMAPFGLGERRPFTGAVTLLALPGRTSLGYTETLRRGYLDRDSETVGAWAADYDRLQVEALSQADSLAMIRDARKELGRMIEEVDLTGPPWLKSSYSSGGGQCIEVAPGHPGVVPVRDSKDPAGPVLTFPARSWRAFVTAVADGEFGSV encoded by the coding sequence ATGAACCTGCGGGACCTCGACCCCTCCGCCTCGCCGCTGGCCGCCTTCGGGGTACAGCTGCGCAGGTCGCGGACGGCGAAGGACCTGACCCAGAGCCAACTGGGCAGTCTGGTCAACTACTCCGGCGCCTACGTCTCGTACGTCGAACGCGCCGACCGCGTCCCGTCCGCGAAGTTCGCCGCCCGGGCCGACGACGTGCTGGAGACGGGCGGCACGCTCTCGCTCATGTGGTGGCACCTCGGGCACGACTCGCTGATCGAGGGCTTCCCCGAGTTCGCCGCTCAGGAGGCGGTGGCCACCGAGCTGCGGCTGTTCGAACTCGGCATCATCCCGGGCCTCTTGCAGACAGCTGCGTACGCGAATGCCGACCTGTCCGGCTCCGTCGCGCGCGGGACGATCACCCAGGACCAGTCGGACGAGCGCCTGGCCTTCCGACTTGGTCGGCAGCGCCTGCTGGAACGTACCCCGGCGCCACTTCTGCACGCTGTCCTCGACGAGAGCTGCATCCGGCGTGAGGTCGGCGGACCTGCCGTGATGACTGGTCAACTCAGACACCTCGAACGGCTGGCAGAACGGCCGAACGTCATCATCCAGATGGCTCCGTTCGGCCTCGGCGAGAGGCGGCCGTTCACCGGCGCCGTCACACTGCTGGCACTTCCCGGCCGGACGTCGCTGGGGTACACCGAGACGCTACGGCGGGGCTACCTTGACCGGGACAGCGAGACCGTCGGCGCCTGGGCGGCGGACTACGATCGGCTCCAGGTGGAGGCTCTGTCCCAAGCCGATTCCCTCGCGATGATCCGCGACGCACGGAAGGAACTGGGCCGCATGATCGAGGAAGTTGACCTGACCGGCCCCCCGTGGCTCAAGTCGAGCTACAGCAGCGGCGGCGGCCAGTGCATCGAGGTCGCCCCGGGACACCCGGGGGTCGTCCCCGTGCGGGACTCCAAGGACCCGGCAGGGCCCGTCCTGACCTTCCCCGCCCGCTCCTGGAGAGCCTTCGTCACCGCAGTCGCGGACGGCGAGTTCGGCTCCGTCTGA